One part of the Quercus lobata isolate SW786 chromosome 7, ValleyOak3.0 Primary Assembly, whole genome shotgun sequence genome encodes these proteins:
- the LOC115952834 gene encoding serine/threonine-protein kinase AFC1 isoform X2: protein METQRIIEFPHKNMDKRPRKRPRLTWDMPPPLPPPKVIPGMYCGQEFGGAAAMPNYGYASSMFYRGVPPNGSPPWRPDDKDGHFVFVVGETLTPRYRIIGKMGEGTFGQVLECVDNEKKEVVAIKVVRSIHKYREAAMIEIDVLQRLARHDVGGTRCVQIRNWFDYRNHICIVFERLGPSLYDFLRKNSYRSFPIDLVRELGRQLLESVAFMHELRLIHTDLKPENILLVSSEYVKVPDYKFLSRSTKDGSYFKNLPKSSTIKLIDFGSTTFEHQDHSYVVSTRHYRAPEVILGLGWNYPCDLWSVGCILVELCSGEALFQTHENLEHLAMMERVLGPIPQHMVLRADRRSEKYFRSGARLDWPDGATSRESMRAVWKLPRLPNLIMQHVDHSAGDLIDLLQGLLRYDPADRLKAREALGHPFFTRDPRR from the exons atggagACTCAGAGGATCATAGAGTTTCCGCACAAGAACATGGATAAGCGCCCAAGGAAGAGACCGCGTTTGACTTGGGACAtgcctcctcctcttcctcctccaaAG GTAATTCCAGGGATGTACTGTGGGCAGGAGTTTGGGGGCGCGGCGGCAATGCCTAATTATGGGTATGCTTCATCTATGTTTTACAGGGGAGTGCCTCCAAATGGCTCCCCTCCTTGGAGACCGGACGATAAAGATGGTCATTTTGTTTTCGTGGTTGGAGAAACTTTAACTCCTCGAT ACAGGATTATTGGCAAAATGGGTGAAG GGACATTTGGGCAAGTCTTGGAATGCGTCgataatgaaaagaaagaagttgTGGCTATCAAAGTTGTCCGTTCCATACACAAATATCGAGAAGCAGCTATGATTGAAATTGATGTCTTACAGAGGCTCGCTAGACACGATGTTGGTGGCACCCG TTGTGTGCAAATACGGAATTGGTTTGACTATCGTAATCATATTTGTATT GTATTTGAGAGGCTTGGACCAAGCTTATACGATTTTCTTCGCAAAAACAGCTACCGTTCATTTCCCATTGATCTTGTTCGGGAGCTGGGCAGACAACTTTTGGAGTCTGTAGCAT TTATGCATGAATTGCGCCTGATTCACACTGATTTGAAGCCAGAAAACATTCTTCTTGTTTCCTCTGAGTATGTCAAAGTGCCAGATTATAAG TTTCTATCACGGTCAACAAAAGATGGTTCGTATTTCAAGAATCTTCCCAAGTCAAGCACAATTAAACTCATTGACTTTGGAAGTACTACATTTGAACATCAGGATCACAGTTATGTAGTGTCAACTCGTCATTATCGTGCACCAGAGGTTATATTGG GTCTTGGATGGAACTATCCTTGCGATTTATGGAGTGTGGGTTGCATACTTGTTGAACTTTGCTCT GGAGAGGCACTTTTTCAAACACACGAAAACTTGGAACATCTTGCCATGATGGAGAGGGTTTTGGGTCCAATACCCCAACATATGGTGCTTAGAGCTGA CCGTCGTTCTGAGAAATACTTCAGGAGTGGTGCACGATTAGATTGGCCTGATGGTGCAACATCAAGGGAAAGCATGAGGGCAGTTTGGAAATTGCCCCGCCTGCCG AACCTAATAATGCAGCATGTTGATCACTCTGCTGGCGATTTGATTGATCTCTTGCAAGGGCTCCTACGTTATGACCCAGCAGATCGTCTGAAGGCAAGAGAAGCACTTGGACATCCCTTCTTTACTAGAGATCCAAGGAGAT AA
- the LOC115952834 gene encoding serine/threonine-protein kinase AFC1 isoform X4, translating to MSYRGSLDTMLVAPVMHELRLIHTDLKPENILLVSSEYVKVPDYKFLSRSTKDGSYFKNLPKSSTIKLIDFGSTTFEHQDHSYVVSTRHYRAPEVILGLGWNYPCDLWSVGCILVELCSGEALFQTHENLEHLAMMERVLGPIPQHMVLRADRRSEKYFRSGARLDWPDGATSRESMRAVWKLPRLPNLIMQHVDHSAGDLIDLLQGLLRYDPADRLKAREALGHPFFTRDPRR from the exons ATGTCTTACAGAGGCTCGCTAGACACGATGTTGGTGGCACCCG TTATGCATGAATTGCGCCTGATTCACACTGATTTGAAGCCAGAAAACATTCTTCTTGTTTCCTCTGAGTATGTCAAAGTGCCAGATTATAAG TTTCTATCACGGTCAACAAAAGATGGTTCGTATTTCAAGAATCTTCCCAAGTCAAGCACAATTAAACTCATTGACTTTGGAAGTACTACATTTGAACATCAGGATCACAGTTATGTAGTGTCAACTCGTCATTATCGTGCACCAGAGGTTATATTGG GTCTTGGATGGAACTATCCTTGCGATTTATGGAGTGTGGGTTGCATACTTGTTGAACTTTGCTCT GGAGAGGCACTTTTTCAAACACACGAAAACTTGGAACATCTTGCCATGATGGAGAGGGTTTTGGGTCCAATACCCCAACATATGGTGCTTAGAGCTGA CCGTCGTTCTGAGAAATACTTCAGGAGTGGTGCACGATTAGATTGGCCTGATGGTGCAACATCAAGGGAAAGCATGAGGGCAGTTTGGAAATTGCCCCGCCTGCCG AACCTAATAATGCAGCATGTTGATCACTCTGCTGGCGATTTGATTGATCTCTTGCAAGGGCTCCTACGTTATGACCCAGCAGATCGTCTGAAGGCAAGAGAAGCACTTGGACATCCCTTCTTTACTAGAGATCCAAGGAGAT AA
- the LOC115952834 gene encoding serine/threonine-protein kinase AFC1 isoform X1, producing the protein METQRIIEFPHKNMDKRPRKRPRLTWDMPPPLPPPKVIPGMYCGQEFGGAAAMPNYGYASSMFYRGVPPNGSPPWRPDDKDGHFVFVVGETLTPRYRIIGKMGEGTFGQVLECVDNEKKEVVAIKVVRSIHKYREAAMIEIDVLQRLARHDVGGTRCVQIRNWFDYRNHICIVFERLGPSLYDFLRKNSYRSFPIDLVRELGRQLLESVAFMHELRLIHTDLKPENILLVSSEYVKVPDYKFLSRSTKDGSYFKNLPKSSTIKLIDFGSTTFEHQDHSYVVSTRHYRAPEVILGLGWNYPCDLWSVGCILVELCSGEALFQTHENLEHLAMMERVLGPIPQHMVLRADRRSEKYFRSGARLDWPDGATSRESMRAVWKLPRLPNLIMQHVDHSAGDLIDLLQGLLRYDPADRLKAREALGHPFFTRDPRRCAYPL; encoded by the exons atggagACTCAGAGGATCATAGAGTTTCCGCACAAGAACATGGATAAGCGCCCAAGGAAGAGACCGCGTTTGACTTGGGACAtgcctcctcctcttcctcctccaaAG GTAATTCCAGGGATGTACTGTGGGCAGGAGTTTGGGGGCGCGGCGGCAATGCCTAATTATGGGTATGCTTCATCTATGTTTTACAGGGGAGTGCCTCCAAATGGCTCCCCTCCTTGGAGACCGGACGATAAAGATGGTCATTTTGTTTTCGTGGTTGGAGAAACTTTAACTCCTCGAT ACAGGATTATTGGCAAAATGGGTGAAG GGACATTTGGGCAAGTCTTGGAATGCGTCgataatgaaaagaaagaagttgTGGCTATCAAAGTTGTCCGTTCCATACACAAATATCGAGAAGCAGCTATGATTGAAATTGATGTCTTACAGAGGCTCGCTAGACACGATGTTGGTGGCACCCG TTGTGTGCAAATACGGAATTGGTTTGACTATCGTAATCATATTTGTATT GTATTTGAGAGGCTTGGACCAAGCTTATACGATTTTCTTCGCAAAAACAGCTACCGTTCATTTCCCATTGATCTTGTTCGGGAGCTGGGCAGACAACTTTTGGAGTCTGTAGCAT TTATGCATGAATTGCGCCTGATTCACACTGATTTGAAGCCAGAAAACATTCTTCTTGTTTCCTCTGAGTATGTCAAAGTGCCAGATTATAAG TTTCTATCACGGTCAACAAAAGATGGTTCGTATTTCAAGAATCTTCCCAAGTCAAGCACAATTAAACTCATTGACTTTGGAAGTACTACATTTGAACATCAGGATCACAGTTATGTAGTGTCAACTCGTCATTATCGTGCACCAGAGGTTATATTGG GTCTTGGATGGAACTATCCTTGCGATTTATGGAGTGTGGGTTGCATACTTGTTGAACTTTGCTCT GGAGAGGCACTTTTTCAAACACACGAAAACTTGGAACATCTTGCCATGATGGAGAGGGTTTTGGGTCCAATACCCCAACATATGGTGCTTAGAGCTGA CCGTCGTTCTGAGAAATACTTCAGGAGTGGTGCACGATTAGATTGGCCTGATGGTGCAACATCAAGGGAAAGCATGAGGGCAGTTTGGAAATTGCCCCGCCTGCCG AACCTAATAATGCAGCATGTTGATCACTCTGCTGGCGATTTGATTGATCTCTTGCAAGGGCTCCTACGTTATGACCCAGCAGATCGTCTGAAGGCAAGAGAAGCACTTGGACATCCCTTCTTTACTAGAGATCCAAGGAGATGTGCGTACCCCTTGTAA
- the LOC115952834 gene encoding serine/threonine-protein kinase AFC1 isoform X3 → MSYRGSLDTMLVAPVMHELRLIHTDLKPENILLVSSEYVKVPDYKFLSRSTKDGSYFKNLPKSSTIKLIDFGSTTFEHQDHSYVVSTRHYRAPEVILGLGWNYPCDLWSVGCILVELCSGEALFQTHENLEHLAMMERVLGPIPQHMVLRADRRSEKYFRSGARLDWPDGATSRESMRAVWKLPRLPNLIMQHVDHSAGDLIDLLQGLLRYDPADRLKAREALGHPFFTRDPRRCAYPL, encoded by the exons ATGTCTTACAGAGGCTCGCTAGACACGATGTTGGTGGCACCCG TTATGCATGAATTGCGCCTGATTCACACTGATTTGAAGCCAGAAAACATTCTTCTTGTTTCCTCTGAGTATGTCAAAGTGCCAGATTATAAG TTTCTATCACGGTCAACAAAAGATGGTTCGTATTTCAAGAATCTTCCCAAGTCAAGCACAATTAAACTCATTGACTTTGGAAGTACTACATTTGAACATCAGGATCACAGTTATGTAGTGTCAACTCGTCATTATCGTGCACCAGAGGTTATATTGG GTCTTGGATGGAACTATCCTTGCGATTTATGGAGTGTGGGTTGCATACTTGTTGAACTTTGCTCT GGAGAGGCACTTTTTCAAACACACGAAAACTTGGAACATCTTGCCATGATGGAGAGGGTTTTGGGTCCAATACCCCAACATATGGTGCTTAGAGCTGA CCGTCGTTCTGAGAAATACTTCAGGAGTGGTGCACGATTAGATTGGCCTGATGGTGCAACATCAAGGGAAAGCATGAGGGCAGTTTGGAAATTGCCCCGCCTGCCG AACCTAATAATGCAGCATGTTGATCACTCTGCTGGCGATTTGATTGATCTCTTGCAAGGGCTCCTACGTTATGACCCAGCAGATCGTCTGAAGGCAAGAGAAGCACTTGGACATCCCTTCTTTACTAGAGATCCAAGGAGATGTGCGTACCCCTTGTAA